From the genome of Hymenobacter cellulosilyticus, one region includes:
- a CDS encoding SDR family oxidoreductase: MSNIALVVGASGIIGSNLCQELLAHGWTTYGLARNPGGAESGVRPIAADLLDPAGLQTALAEVQPTHVFITSWLRQDTETENIRVNGGMVRNLLDALSPKSSVQHVALVTGLKHYLGPFDAYAKSGTLPLTPVREEHPRLPLDNFYYAQEDEVYAAAARDGFGWSIHRPHTIIGKAVGNQMNMGVTLAAYATICKETGRKFQFPGSEAQWNGLSDVTDARIIAKQLRWAATTEAARNEAFNIVNGDVFRWSWLWGRLADWFGVEAAGFDGTVRPLEAELANDADLWRSIAERHGLAEPNLDRLASAWHTDLDLGRPIEVMTDMAKSRKLGFLEYQSTEDSFFDLFAQLSQDRLIP, encoded by the coding sequence ATGAGTAACATAGCCTTAGTTGTCGGTGCCAGTGGCATTATTGGCAGCAACCTCTGCCAGGAGCTGCTGGCCCACGGCTGGACCACGTACGGCCTGGCCCGCAACCCGGGCGGCGCCGAGTCCGGGGTGCGCCCCATAGCCGCCGATTTGCTCGACCCGGCCGGCCTGCAAACCGCCCTGGCCGAGGTGCAGCCCACCCACGTGTTTATTACCAGCTGGCTGCGGCAGGACACGGAAACCGAGAATATCCGCGTAAACGGGGGCATGGTGCGCAACCTGCTCGACGCGCTTTCGCCCAAAAGCAGCGTGCAGCACGTGGCCCTGGTGACGGGTCTCAAGCACTATCTCGGGCCGTTTGATGCCTATGCCAAAAGCGGCACCCTGCCCCTGACGCCCGTGCGCGAAGAACACCCCCGCCTGCCCCTCGACAACTTCTACTACGCCCAGGAAGACGAGGTATACGCCGCTGCCGCCCGCGACGGATTCGGCTGGAGCATTCACCGGCCCCACACCATCATTGGCAAGGCCGTGGGCAACCAGATGAACATGGGCGTGACGCTGGCCGCGTACGCCACCATCTGCAAGGAAACCGGCCGCAAGTTTCAGTTTCCGGGCTCGGAGGCCCAGTGGAACGGCCTTTCCGACGTGACCGATGCCCGCATCATTGCCAAACAGCTGCGCTGGGCCGCTACCACCGAGGCCGCCCGCAACGAGGCCTTTAACATCGTGAATGGGGACGTGTTTCGTTGGAGCTGGCTCTGGGGCCGTCTGGCCGACTGGTTTGGCGTCGAAGCTGCTGGCTTTGATGGTACAGTGCGCCCCCTGGAGGCCGAGCTGGCGAATGACGCGGACCTGTGGCGCAGCATAGCCGAGCGCCACGGCCTGGCCGAGCCTAACCTGGACCGCCTGGCCTCGGCCTGGCACACCGACCTGGACCTGGGCCGCCCCATCGAAGTAATGACCGATATGGCCAAGAGCCGCAAGCTGGGCTTTCTGGAATACCAGTCGACTGAGGACTCCTTCTTCGACCTTTTTGCGCAGCTGAGCCAGGACCGGCTGATTCCCTAA